A single Capricornis sumatraensis isolate serow.1 chromosome 20, serow.2, whole genome shotgun sequence DNA region contains:
- the ADAT1 gene encoding tRNA-specific adenosine deaminase 1 isoform X1, with product MWTADEIAQLCYEHYGSRLPKQGKPEPNREWTLLAAVVKIQPTADQACDRSDGPVQVTKEVVSMGTGTKCIGQSKMRKSGDILNDSHAEVIARRSFQRYLLHQLHLAAALKEDSIFLPGSQRGLWKLRPDLLFVFFSSHTPCGDASIIPMLEFEDQPCCPVSRDWASNPSVETSDNLEAPEDKRKCEDPESPVTKKMRLEPRTPGGTAHCQSFGSQEKGPNPPNVSGSNLTAEELASVTGMTPSGAQVVDVYRTGAKCVPGEAGDSGKPGAAYHQVGLLRVKPGRGDRTCSMSCSDKLARWNILGCQGALLMHFLEEPIYLSAVVIGKCPYSQEAMQRALIGRCQNVSALPEGFGVQEVKIQQSDLLFGQSRCAVQTRKADSPGRLVPSGAAISWSAVPEQPLDVTANGFPQGTTKKGIGRLQARSRISKVELFRSFQKLLSSISEDKWPDSLRVQKLATYQEYKEAASTYQEAWSALRKQAFGSWIRNPPDYHQFK from the exons ATGTGGACTGCGGATGAGATTGCCCAGCTGTGTTACGAGCACTATGGGAGCAGGCTGCCCAAGCAAGGGAAGCCTGAGCCCAACCGCGAGTGGACGTTGCTCGCAGCCGTGGTGAAGATACAACCCACAGCTGACCAGGCCTGCGACCGCTCTGACGGACCAGTGCAAG TGACAAAGGAAGTTGTCTCAATGGGAACAGGAACCAAATGCATAGGCCAGTCCAAAATGAGGAAGAGCG GTGACATCCTCAATGATAGCCATGCTGAGGTCATAGCCAGAAGGAGTTTCCAAAG GTACCTGCTCCATCAGCTCCACTTGGCAGCTGCCCTGAAAGAGGACAGCATCTTTCTCCCAGGATCTCAGAGAGGACTGTGGAAACTCAGACCAGACCTCTTGTTTGTGTTTTTCTCCAGCCATACACCCT GTGGGGATGCCTCCATCATTCCAATGCTTGAGTTTGAAGATCAGCCTTGCTGTCCTGTCAGTAGAGATTGGGCCAGTAACCCATCAGTAGAAACTAGTGATAACCTAGAAGCTCCTGAAGATAAAAGGAAATGTGAAGACCCAGAAAGTCCTGTGACTAAAAAAATGAGGCTGGAGCCCAGGACTCCTGGTGGTACAGCTCACTGTCAGAGTTTTGGCAGTCAGGAAAAGGGCCCAAATCCACCAAATGTCAGTGGCTCTAATCTCACGGCAGAGGAACTGGCCAGTGTCACTGGAATGACCCCTAGTGGTGCCCAAGTGGTGGATGTTTATAGAACTGGAGCCAAGTGTGTGCCTGGAGAAGCTGGAgactcagggaagcctggtgctgcgTATCACCAGGTGGGGCTGCTCCGAGTGAAGCCAGGCCGGGGGGACAGGACTTGTTCCATGTCCTGCAGCGACAAGCTGGCACGGTGGAACATCCTCGGATGCCAGGGGGCACTGCTGATGCACTTCCTAGAAGAACCCATCTACCTGTCAGCTGTGGTCATTGGAAAGTGCCCCTACAGCCAGGAGGCCATGCAGAGAGCACTGATCGGGAG GTGTCAGAACGTCTCAGCTCTACCAGAAGGCTTTGGAGTTCAAGAAGTGAAAATACAGCAGTCAGATTTACTGTTTGGACAGAGCCGCTGTGCAGTGCAGACGAGAAAGGCTGACAGCCCAGGCCGACTTGTTCCTTCCGGGGCAG CCATCAGCTGGAGTGCAGTGCCTGAGCAGCCCCTGGATGTCACCGCCAATGGCTTTCCCCAGGGGACAACAAAGAAAGGAATCGGACGCCTCCAGGCCAG ATCCCGAATCAGCAAAGTAGAGCTCTTTAGATCATTCCAGAAGCTGCTAAGCAGTATTTCAGAGGACAAGTGGCCAGACTCACTCAG